Proteins found in one Fibrobacter sp. UWEL genomic segment:
- a CDS encoding DNA replication/repair protein RecF, with amino-acid sequence MIESIFIDGLRSLTGFEKQFGPGITVVYGPNGCGKTSLLEGIYLLSQGFSFRAKDLKELIRWNTNELILRGTFTDGDRQRNRAIRVHRRGNDVRENGENLKSPTGFFGNCPAVIMQPSDIELLRGAPEVRRHWLDEILCFRSPANASVLRRYKRVLQQRNQWLRQYKKEGSAVGGEELFKVLTIQLVEQGAKLWAARLNLSQEISPIITSYYRKLSGGVDEITCAYKSSILKELDAMDGAEFLDDEGLEVAAAGNMAADVTGDYSAENVVDEESLRVAFQRKLDGLEFVEKMQGMTMSGPHKDDLALCIGGYEMRSVGSQGQCRSAAVAMRFAAVDVATRYVEKPILLLDDIFAELDVNRRDAVATLIREKQCQVVIATPQKEDLPFTADDTIEM; translated from the coding sequence GTGATCGAAAGCATTTTCATAGATGGCCTCCGCAGTTTAACCGGGTTCGAGAAACAATTCGGTCCCGGTATTACCGTGGTGTATGGTCCTAACGGTTGCGGGAAAACGTCCCTGCTGGAAGGGATCTACCTGCTGTCTCAGGGCTTTTCTTTCCGTGCGAAAGACCTGAAGGAACTGATTCGATGGAATACCAACGAACTGATTCTGCGAGGGACTTTTACCGATGGAGATCGCCAGAGGAATCGCGCCATCAGGGTGCATCGTCGCGGCAATGACGTTCGTGAAAATGGGGAAAACCTGAAGTCCCCTACAGGCTTTTTCGGGAACTGTCCCGCGGTGATTATGCAGCCGTCGGATATCGAACTTTTGAGGGGGGCGCCTGAAGTGCGCCGCCACTGGCTGGATGAGATTCTTTGCTTCCGTTCTCCTGCCAATGCTTCTGTATTGAGACGCTATAAGCGGGTGCTTCAGCAGCGTAACCAGTGGCTCCGTCAGTACAAGAAAGAGGGTTCTGCCGTAGGTGGGGAGGAACTGTTCAAAGTTTTGACCATACAGCTGGTAGAACAGGGCGCCAAACTGTGGGCCGCCCGCTTAAATTTATCTCAGGAAATTTCCCCCATTATTACCAGCTATTACCGTAAGTTGTCTGGAGGTGTGGATGAAATTACCTGCGCCTACAAGAGCTCTATTCTGAAAGAATTGGACGCTATGGACGGTGCGGAATTTCTGGATGACGAAGGCTTGGAGGTCGCTGCCGCAGGGAATATGGCTGCCGATGTGACTGGGGATTATTCCGCAGAAAACGTGGTGGATGAAGAAAGCCTTCGGGTGGCATTCCAGAGAAAGCTGGATGGCCTTGAATTCGTGGAGAAAATGCAGGGCATGACCATGTCCGGGCCTCATAAGGATGATTTAGCCCTGTGTATCGGAGGCTACGAGATGCGCTCCGTAGGTTCTCAGGGGCAGTGCCGTTCCGCTGCGGTGGCCATGAGGTTTGCTGCAGTGGATGTTGCTACCCGCTATGTGGAAAAACCTATTTTGCTGCTGGATGATATCTTCGCCGAGCTGGACGTGAATCGTCGTGACGCCGTTGCCACTCTCATCCGCGAAAAGCAATGTCAGGTGGTAATCGCTACCCCGCAGAAAGAAGACCTGCCCTTTACAGCAGACGATACTATTGAGATGTAG
- the mscL gene encoding large-conductance mechanosensitive channel protein MscL, which produces MGIKGKATSLLEEFKAFAFKGNIVDMAIGVIIGGAFGKIVTSFVNDIVMPCVTGVIAMAGGKDAGEGLKALTTEIGGVTVPYGNFIGGIVDFLIVAIVVFIVMKKFLGALQNMKKAEEKPAEPPAPPAPPEPSAEEKLLTEIRDLLKK; this is translated from the coding sequence ATGGGTATCAAAGGTAAAGCAACTTCCCTTCTCGAAGAATTCAAGGCCTTCGCATTTAAGGGCAATATCGTCGACATGGCTATCGGTGTTATCATCGGTGGTGCATTCGGTAAGATCGTAACCTCTTTCGTGAACGACATCGTGATGCCGTGCGTTACTGGCGTTATCGCTATGGCCGGTGGCAAGGATGCTGGCGAAGGCCTCAAGGCACTCACCACTGAAATCGGTGGCGTGACCGTTCCGTATGGTAACTTCATCGGCGGCATCGTTGACTTCCTCATCGTGGCCATTGTGGTCTTCATCGTCATGAAGAAGTTCCTGGGCGCTCTCCAGAACATGAAGAAGGCTGAAGAAAAGCCTGCTGAACCTCCTGCACCGCCGGCTCCTCCTGAACCGTCCGCAGAAGAAAAGCTCCTCACCGAAATCCGCGACCTTCTCAAAAAGTAA
- a CDS encoding outer membrane lipoprotein carrier protein LolA: MKMLRLLPYFLFVLAVFAQSAFALSADEAMKKSQAWFKSGKAWNLDFRVQVFYADSPDIASEQGSLLVAEGDKFKLDMAGIRFYSDGESLWQHNVEQKQVLIKAVEDLSSQLHPSELLFKYLNCKATSMTTGSFGGKTLWVLKLDPSKYAGQFSQMEVWLSQKDFSPVRLFTVDPAGNSSWYNIVNLKVLKTFSNDDFKYKSQKDVDEIDMR, from the coding sequence ATGAAGATGCTCAGATTGCTCCCGTATTTTCTGTTTGTGCTGGCCGTTTTTGCCCAGTCCGCTTTTGCCTTGTCCGCTGACGAGGCCATGAAGAAATCTCAGGCTTGGTTCAAGTCCGGCAAGGCTTGGAATCTTGATTTCAGGGTCCAGGTGTTTTATGCGGATTCTCCGGACATTGCTTCCGAACAGGGGAGCCTGCTGGTTGCCGAAGGGGACAAGTTCAAGTTGGATATGGCTGGCATTCGTTTCTATAGCGATGGCGAATCCCTGTGGCAGCATAATGTGGAACAGAAGCAGGTGCTGATCAAGGCTGTGGAAGACTTGTCCAGCCAGCTTCATCCTTCTGAACTTCTCTTTAAGTATCTGAACTGCAAGGCCACTTCCATGACTACAGGCTCCTTCGGGGGCAAGACTCTCTGGGTGTTGAAGCTGGATCCTTCCAAGTATGCAGGGCAGTTCAGCCAGATGGAAGTGTGGCTTTCCCAGAAGGACTTTTCCCCGGTACGCCTGTTTACGGTGGATCCTGCAGGGAACAGCTCCTGGTATAATATCGTGAATTTGAAAGTGTTGAAGACCTTCTCCAATGACGATTTCAAGTACAAGTCCCAGAAGGACGTTGACGAAATCGACATGCGCTAG
- a CDS encoding DMT family transporter has protein sequence MSWLILALASAFFLGCYDLAKKKSVQGNAVRPVLFLCSAFYALLMLPVLLTGHCESLPLQSHIYLIGKAAIVGGSWILTYNALAHLPLSIATTIRALAPVFTIFIAVTFMGERPFALQWAGVAVCICSYICLSMAGRKEMGHFFSNGWVICMVLGTILASCSGVYDKFILQRMNFEPLTVQVWFAIYMTLWQFAVCAITWFPKRKTTTPFQFRWSFVLVAVLLLVADRCYFLSVSDKDALISLVTVFRRSSVLISFVAGLLFFKERKSPLKWVALFGIITGLCMIALGK, from the coding sequence ATGTCATGGTTAATTCTTGCCCTTGCTTCCGCCTTCTTTCTAGGCTGTTATGATTTGGCGAAGAAAAAGTCTGTGCAGGGGAATGCGGTTCGCCCCGTTTTGTTCCTCTGCAGTGCTTTTTACGCCCTTTTGATGCTCCCCGTATTGTTGACGGGCCATTGCGAAAGTCTGCCTCTCCAGAGTCACATTTACCTGATTGGTAAGGCTGCCATCGTGGGCGGTAGCTGGATTTTGACTTACAATGCCCTGGCTCACTTGCCCTTGTCCATTGCGACGACTATCCGCGCTTTGGCGCCTGTGTTCACCATCTTTATTGCGGTGACCTTCATGGGGGAACGTCCCTTTGCCTTGCAGTGGGCCGGCGTTGCCGTGTGTATTTGCAGCTACATCTGCCTAAGTATGGCGGGCCGCAAGGAAATGGGTCACTTTTTCAGCAATGGCTGGGTGATTTGCATGGTGCTGGGGACCATTCTTGCCTCCTGTAGTGGGGTGTATGACAAGTTTATTTTGCAGCGTATGAATTTTGAACCCCTGACGGTTCAGGTCTGGTTTGCCATTTACATGACTTTGTGGCAGTTTGCTGTCTGTGCCATTACCTGGTTCCCTAAACGGAAAACTACCACTCCGTTCCAGTTCCGCTGGAGTTTTGTGCTGGTCGCGGTTTTGTTGCTGGTTGCGGACCGCTGCTATTTCCTGTCCGTCAGCGACAAGGATGCTCTCATTTCACTGGTAACGGTGTTCCGACGTTCTAGCGTGCTGATCAGCTTTGTTGCAGGATTGCTATTCTTTAAGGAACGTAAGAGCCCGCTGAAGTGGGTTGCACTCTTTGGCATTATTACAGGCCTTTGCATGATTGCCTTAGGCAAATAA
- a CDS encoding glycoside hydrolase family 9 protein produces MKITTFIAGAMIASGFATSLYAATAYQNQVGFLTNGQKQMAVVDVEGKDILFKDESGTVALTVTAPKAETWIPAGDTAASLVDFSELKTAGTYQAYVGDEKIGHPIHIADDALEGAAKASLKFFYYQRASMELTEEFAGQWAREAGHPDTAVAYHKSTGHDRMVEPKIASPKGWYDAGDYGKYIVNSGITTYTLLQLYQHNKEYFKKTSLNIPESKNEIPDLLDEIKWNLDWMLTMQDSDGGVFHKLTTLKFVGTVTPLKASSTQRYVIGKAEEATLNFAAVMALASEIYQPYDPEFSQKCIDAAQRAYMWADDHSGEVYEQPSDVSTGSYTGSRPATTRFWAQTEIYRVSKDPKFEALLKKTTIRTANVRIPSWQDSYMLGVYNIATNPDIFDANQVDSAKTLVINSANKFIATLENNGYGVALDKGDFYWGSNGVASNKAVILLHAYILTKEEKYLNAANSIVDYILGRNPIDKSYLTGYGVNPTMNPHHRPSQSDSIEAPVPGMVAGGANASATDCAKAYNNPDAVARSYYDNSCSYATNEVAINWNAPFAYAINSIQAIAATSTSYDITEKPVVNYELTPIVAKRALRVAPADNKRLIVRGNKVQLEFTKNGVKSYLNVNGKQIH; encoded by the coding sequence ATGAAAATCACAACGTTCATCGCTGGCGCCATGATTGCCTCCGGTTTCGCAACTTCCCTGTATGCGGCAACCGCTTACCAGAATCAAGTCGGCTTCCTCACCAACGGTCAAAAGCAGATGGCTGTTGTTGACGTGGAAGGCAAGGACATTTTGTTTAAGGATGAATCCGGCACGGTGGCTCTTACGGTTACTGCACCCAAGGCAGAAACCTGGATTCCCGCAGGTGACACCGCAGCCTCTCTGGTTGATTTTTCTGAACTGAAAACCGCCGGCACTTACCAGGCTTACGTCGGTGACGAAAAGATTGGCCATCCTATCCATATTGCAGATGACGCTCTGGAAGGAGCCGCAAAGGCATCCCTGAAGTTCTTCTATTACCAGCGAGCCTCCATGGAACTGACCGAAGAATTTGCAGGCCAGTGGGCTCGCGAAGCGGGACACCCGGATACGGCTGTGGCATACCACAAATCCACCGGTCACGACCGTATGGTAGAACCCAAGATTGCAAGTCCCAAGGGCTGGTACGACGCAGGTGACTACGGCAAGTACATCGTAAACTCCGGCATTACCACCTATACACTTCTCCAGCTATACCAGCACAACAAGGAATACTTCAAGAAGACTTCCCTAAACATTCCCGAAAGCAAAAACGAAATTCCCGACCTTCTTGACGAAATCAAGTGGAATCTGGACTGGATGCTGACCATGCAGGATTCTGACGGTGGCGTTTTCCACAAGCTCACCACCCTGAAGTTCGTGGGCACCGTTACCCCACTGAAGGCATCCTCCACTCAGCGCTACGTCATCGGCAAGGCAGAAGAAGCCACCCTGAACTTCGCCGCAGTGATGGCTCTGGCCTCCGAGATCTACCAGCCCTACGATCCGGAATTCTCCCAGAAGTGCATCGACGCCGCCCAGCGAGCCTATATGTGGGCAGACGACCATTCTGGCGAAGTTTACGAACAGCCCTCCGATGTAAGCACCGGCTCCTACACAGGCTCCAGGCCAGCAACCACCCGCTTCTGGGCACAGACCGAAATCTACCGCGTAAGCAAGGACCCGAAATTTGAAGCCCTGCTAAAGAAAACCACCATCCGTACCGCAAATGTCCGTATTCCCAGTTGGCAGGACAGCTACATGCTGGGCGTATACAACATCGCAACCAATCCGGATATTTTCGACGCAAACCAAGTGGATTCCGCAAAGACTCTCGTTATCAACAGCGCCAACAAGTTCATCGCCACCCTGGAAAACAACGGCTACGGTGTTGCATTGGACAAGGGCGATTTCTACTGGGGTTCCAACGGCGTTGCTTCCAACAAGGCTGTGATCCTTCTCCACGCCTACATTCTCACCAAGGAAGAAAAGTACCTGAACGCAGCAAACAGCATTGTGGACTACATTCTGGGTCGCAATCCCATTGACAAGTCCTATCTCACAGGCTATGGCGTGAACCCCACCATGAATCCCCATCATCGTCCCAGCCAGTCCGACAGCATTGAGGCTCCGGTTCCCGGCATGGTAGCAGGCGGTGCTAACGCAAGTGCTACCGACTGTGCAAAAGCCTACAACAATCCCGATGCTGTGGCACGTTCCTACTACGACAACTCCTGCAGCTATGCAACTAATGAAGTAGCTATCAACTGGAATGCCCCCTTTGCCTACGCCATCAATAGCATCCAGGCAATTGCGGCCACCAGCACTTCTTACGACATTACGGAAAAACCTGTGGTAAACTACGAACTTACTCCCATTGTGGCAAAGCGCGCACTGCGTGTCGCTCCTGCAGACAACAAGCGCTTGATTGTACGTGGCAATAAGGTTCAGCTAGAATTTACCAAGAACGGCGTGAAGAGCTACTTGAACGTAAACGGCAAGCAAATTCACTAG
- the coaE gene encoding dephospho-CoA kinase (Dephospho-CoA kinase (CoaE) performs the final step in coenzyme A biosynthesis.): MIGITGQIGAGKSYVGHLLRKRGIRVIDADLAVHQLYRDNQELREAVAREFGPDSLTASGVNRKFFADLIFRDASARVKLENLVYPVLTEYVLTEAPDFVEAALFENVPRMVERLDEIWVVTAPAEIRLQRLMENRNFSQEDALRRMSLQKEKDAENFWRQLFPGKTLRFISNAGDVPPELP, translated from the coding sequence ATGATTGGAATTACGGGACAGATTGGTGCTGGAAAGTCCTATGTGGGACACCTCCTGCGAAAGCGGGGGATTCGCGTCATTGACGCGGATCTGGCGGTCCACCAGCTGTATCGTGACAATCAGGAATTGCGAGAAGCGGTGGCTCGAGAGTTTGGGCCTGATTCCTTGACGGCGTCCGGAGTGAACCGTAAATTTTTTGCGGATCTGATCTTTAGGGATGCAAGCGCCAGAGTGAAACTGGAAAATCTGGTTTATCCAGTCCTGACGGAGTACGTCCTGACAGAAGCGCCTGACTTTGTGGAAGCCGCCCTATTTGAAAATGTCCCGAGGATGGTGGAACGTCTGGACGAAATCTGGGTGGTGACTGCCCCCGCGGAAATCCGCCTGCAGCGTCTCATGGAAAACCGCAACTTCTCTCAGGAAGACGCACTTCGCCGCATGTCCCTTCAAAAAGAAAAGGACGCCGAGAATTTCTGGCGTCAACTTTTCCCGGGAAAGACCCTCAGGTTTATTTCTAATGCAGGTGATGTTCCTCCGGAACTTCCCTAG
- a CDS encoding DMT family transporter, whose product MANIGYSLLLVLAAFIWGTTFVAQAEGNSAGPFVFTFVRNFLATFLLFGLAKILDFAGKSPKKPQNVLQTKNLWKAGIFCGLALGFGTNFQQLGLFLGCSAGKSGFLTTCYIILVPVLSVFLGKKITGKIWFCVLLTLAGLYLLCIKDGFSIQAADGVLLLCALSFAIQILITDRFCQEVDNVRLSAIQCLVACVVSSIPMLFVDLKLSTAGLMNAVEIYTHWNAWIPLLYAAVLSSGVAFTLQIVAQNKIRPTVASLLMSLESVFAVLGGWAVLNERLSFQEGVGCVLMFIAVILSQIKLGKK is encoded by the coding sequence ATGGCAAACATCGGATACAGCCTTTTATTGGTTTTGGCAGCCTTTATCTGGGGAACCACCTTCGTGGCACAAGCCGAAGGCAATAGCGCGGGGCCCTTCGTTTTCACCTTTGTCAGGAACTTTTTAGCCACATTTTTGCTGTTCGGACTGGCGAAAATCCTCGATTTTGCAGGAAAAAGCCCGAAAAAGCCCCAAAACGTCCTCCAAACGAAGAATCTCTGGAAAGCAGGTATTTTTTGCGGCCTAGCTCTGGGTTTTGGAACCAATTTCCAGCAATTAGGACTTTTTCTGGGGTGCTCCGCCGGAAAATCCGGATTCCTCACCACCTGTTACATTATTCTAGTGCCGGTCCTCAGCGTTTTCCTAGGGAAAAAGATTACGGGAAAAATCTGGTTCTGCGTTCTCTTGACACTGGCGGGCCTGTACCTGCTTTGCATCAAGGATGGATTTTCCATTCAAGCGGCCGATGGAGTGCTGTTGTTGTGCGCCCTGAGTTTCGCCATCCAGATTTTGATCACAGATCGTTTCTGCCAGGAGGTGGACAACGTCCGACTTTCGGCCATCCAGTGCCTGGTAGCCTGCGTGGTCAGTTCCATCCCCATGCTCTTTGTGGACTTGAAGTTATCTACTGCGGGGCTAATGAACGCCGTTGAAATCTACACTCACTGGAACGCATGGATTCCTCTGCTGTACGCCGCAGTACTTTCCAGCGGGGTGGCATTCACCCTGCAGATTGTGGCCCAAAATAAGATAAGGCCCACGGTAGCATCCCTACTCATGAGCCTTGAATCTGTATTTGCTGTCCTGGGCGGTTGGGCCGTATTAAACGAGCGCCTGAGTTTCCAGGAAGGCGTGGGCTGCGTCCTGATGTTCATTGCGGTAATCCTCTCCCAGATTAAGCTGGGAAAGAAATAA
- a CDS encoding Na+/H+ antiporter NhaC family protein: MDQWIFATGTFWALVPPIVAIALALITKEVYSSLFAGVVIGAFFICHGSFGSFLDAIFKDGVIAKVSDPWNVGILVFLVILGTMVALMNRVGGSAAFGEWAKKRIKTKTGAQIATICLGIMIFIDDYFNCLTVGSVMRPITDKYKVSHEKLAYLIDSTAAPVCIIAPISSWAAAVSGFVEGEDGLGLFVKAIPFNFYALFTLLAIFLVVFWKIDFGPMKNYETAEEIIQAKMDEAHIPEGRGKVIDLVLPIILLIVFCTIGMIYTGGFFASGADAKGFVDAFANSNASVGLVIGSFAALLLTLVLYVSRGVLRFGKCMECLPAGFKAMVPAILILSLAWTLKGVTDTLGAKEFVAGVVSGGAASFMNFMPAIIFVIAAFLAFATGTSWGTFGILIPIVVAAFSGVDYNLMIISISACMAGAVCGDHCSPISDTTIMASAGAQCEHVNHVNTQLPYVLYVASISFVTYIIAGFSRSAVLSLLVGAALTAGGLFFLKKKMAKKA, from the coding sequence ATGGACCAGTGGATTTTTGCGACGGGAACTTTCTGGGCTTTGGTGCCTCCCATTGTAGCGATTGCCCTTGCCCTCATTACCAAGGAAGTTTATTCCTCCCTCTTTGCGGGTGTGGTCATTGGGGCCTTCTTTATTTGCCACGGTAGCTTTGGCAGTTTCCTGGATGCCATTTTCAAGGATGGCGTCATCGCCAAGGTTTCTGACCCGTGGAATGTAGGCATTCTAGTGTTTCTTGTAATCCTCGGGACTATGGTTGCTCTCATGAATCGCGTGGGCGGTTCCGCGGCTTTTGGCGAGTGGGCCAAGAAGCGTATCAAGACAAAGACGGGCGCCCAGATTGCGACCATCTGCTTGGGCATCATGATTTTTATCGATGACTACTTTAACTGCCTTACGGTGGGTAGCGTCATGCGCCCCATTACGGACAAGTATAAGGTGAGTCATGAAAAGCTGGCTTACCTGATTGACTCTACTGCAGCGCCTGTTTGCATTATTGCTCCCATCAGTTCCTGGGCCGCAGCGGTTTCCGGATTTGTGGAAGGGGAGGATGGCCTTGGACTTTTTGTGAAGGCCATACCCTTCAATTTCTACGCCCTGTTTACCTTGCTGGCTATTTTCCTGGTGGTGTTCTGGAAGATTGATTTTGGCCCCATGAAAAATTATGAAACTGCTGAGGAAATCATCCAGGCAAAGATGGACGAAGCCCATATTCCCGAAGGTCGCGGTAAGGTCATCGACCTGGTTCTGCCCATTATCCTCTTGATCGTGTTCTGCACCATTGGCATGATTTATACTGGTGGTTTCTTTGCCAGCGGTGCTGACGCCAAGGGCTTTGTAGACGCATTTGCAAATAGCAATGCTTCCGTAGGTCTTGTGATTGGATCTTTCGCCGCATTATTATTGACGCTTGTACTTTATGTGTCCCGCGGGGTCCTTCGTTTTGGCAAGTGCATGGAATGTCTTCCTGCAGGTTTCAAGGCCATGGTGCCCGCTATCCTCATTCTTTCCCTGGCCTGGACTCTGAAGGGCGTTACCGATACCCTCGGGGCAAAAGAATTCGTGGCTGGTGTTGTTAGCGGGGGCGCCGCAAGCTTCATGAACTTCATGCCGGCTATTATCTTCGTGATTGCCGCCTTCCTGGCTTTTGCAACGGGAACTTCCTGGGGAACCTTCGGGATTCTTATCCCCATTGTGGTGGCTGCTTTTAGCGGTGTGGATTACAACCTCATGATTATTTCCATCTCTGCCTGTATGGCAGGTGCCGTTTGCGGTGACCACTGCTCTCCCATTTCGGACACTACCATTATGGCGAGCGCTGGCGCACAATGTGAACATGTGAACCATGTCAATACCCAGCTGCCTTACGTACTTTATGTCGCAAGCATTTCCTTCGTGACGTATATTATCGCAGGCTTTAGCCGTAGTGCGGTTCTCTCCCTGCTGGTAGGTGCCGCACTGACCGCAGGTGGTCTTTTCTTCCTCAAGAAGAAGATGGCCAAGAAGGCTTAA